Proteins from one Ramlibacter sp. PS4R-6 genomic window:
- a CDS encoding spermidine synthase: MKKPELLPEVTFSDHGDIRYLHLGTPWVQGSMDLRRPYELELEYVQRMMAWLLFVEPATVAQRHAMQFGLGAASLTKFSHRKLRMKVTAIELNPQVVAACRLWFKLPADDARLSVILGDAGEVASHDHWRGQVDALQVDLYDHEAAAPVLDSKAFYADCRKLLTADGAMVVNLFGRDSSYGESLRRIVAAFGEDAVWAFRPTREGNTVVVALRAPVTPERGELARRAETIETRWGLPARKWLRSFRPTAPTA, translated from the coding sequence GTGAAGAAACCCGAGTTGCTGCCCGAAGTCACGTTCTCCGACCACGGCGACATCCGCTACCTGCACCTGGGCACGCCCTGGGTGCAGGGGTCCATGGACCTGCGCCGGCCCTACGAGCTGGAGCTGGAGTACGTGCAGCGGATGATGGCGTGGCTGCTCTTCGTCGAGCCCGCGACGGTGGCGCAGCGCCACGCGATGCAGTTCGGCCTGGGCGCGGCGTCGCTCACCAAGTTTTCGCACCGCAAACTGCGCATGAAGGTGACGGCCATCGAGCTCAACCCGCAGGTGGTCGCGGCCTGCCGCCTGTGGTTCAAGCTGCCCGCCGACGACGCGCGCCTGTCGGTCATCCTGGGCGACGCGGGCGAAGTGGCTTCGCACGACCACTGGCGCGGCCAGGTCGACGCGCTGCAGGTGGACCTGTACGACCATGAAGCGGCCGCGCCCGTGCTCGACTCGAAGGCCTTCTACGCCGACTGCCGCAAGCTCCTCACCGCCGACGGCGCGATGGTGGTGAACCTCTTCGGCCGCGACTCCAGCTACGGCGAAAGCCTGCGCCGCATCGTGGCTGCCTTCGGCGAGGACGCGGTGTGGGCCTTCCGCCCGACGCGCGAGGGCAACACCGTCGTGGTCGCCCTGCGCGCCCCCGTGACACCGGAGCGCGGCGAGCTTGCCCGCCGCGCGGAAACCATCGAAACTCGCTGGGGCCTGCCGGCGCGCAAGTGGCTGCGTTCGTTCAGGCCCACCGCACCCACCGCATGA
- a CDS encoding TatD family hydrolase, with amino-acid sequence MASWIDTHCHLDAPEFAADREQVRERARHAGVTHCVVPAVEAANFDAVRELAHAGRDSYALGIHPLCTPRAADEDLVLLDAALAAHAADPRLVAVGEIGIDLFVPGLDPARQELFYGEQLALARRHGLPVILHVRRSADALLKHLRRIPVRGIAHAFNGSLQQAHEFVRLGFKLGFGGTLTYERAQQVRRLAVELPLEALVLETDSPDIPPHWLYRTAEERAQGVPQGRNEPGELPRIAAVLAQLRGIGEDELAAALRANAVDALPRLGPLLGSP; translated from the coding sequence ATGGCCAGCTGGATCGACACGCACTGCCACCTGGACGCGCCCGAATTCGCGGCCGACCGGGAGCAGGTGCGTGAGCGCGCGCGCCACGCCGGTGTGACGCATTGCGTGGTCCCGGCGGTGGAGGCGGCGAATTTCGACGCCGTGCGGGAACTCGCGCACGCCGGCCGCGACAGCTACGCGCTGGGCATCCACCCGCTCTGCACCCCGCGGGCGGCGGATGAGGACCTGGTCCTGCTCGACGCGGCGCTGGCGGCCCACGCCGCCGACCCGCGCCTGGTGGCGGTGGGCGAGATCGGCATCGACCTGTTCGTGCCCGGCCTGGACCCGGCGCGACAGGAACTTTTTTATGGCGAGCAGCTCGCGCTGGCGCGCCGCCACGGCCTGCCGGTGATCCTGCACGTGCGGCGCTCGGCCGACGCGCTCCTCAAACACCTGCGCCGGATCCCCGTGCGCGGCATCGCGCATGCCTTCAACGGCAGCCTGCAGCAGGCCCACGAGTTCGTGCGGCTGGGGTTCAAGCTGGGCTTCGGCGGCACCCTGACCTACGAGCGCGCGCAGCAGGTGCGCCGGCTGGCGGTGGAGCTGCCGCTGGAAGCCCTCGTGCTGGAGACCGACTCGCCCGACATCCCGCCGCACTGGTTGTACCGGACCGCGGAAGAGCGCGCCCAGGGCGTGCCGCAAGGGCGCAACGAGCCCGGCGAGCTGCCGCGCATCGCCGCCGTGCTGGCGCAGCTGCGCGGCATCGGCGAGGACGAACTGGCCGCAGCCCTGCGCGCCAACGCCGTCGATGCGCTGCCCCGGCTGGGCCCACTGCTGGGCAGCCCATAA
- a CDS encoding GspE/PulE family protein has protein sequence MTAATAKHKDKASARTTPHGPLDWRTLVEWMEHDAVITPEEARRTIARCSQAESAQHPLVRLAAVAVTRASDGKPLDIEMLTQWLAQRTGLDYLRIDPLKVDVGKVADIMSAGYAERHRVLPVQVTPTECVIATAEPFITGWVDEVERQARRKVRRVLSNPQDIHRYTAEFFALAKSVRAAQKAGGNAGAASFEQLVELGKSNKQLDANDQGVVQVVDWLWTYAFDQRASDIHLEPRREQGVIRFRIDGVLHPVYQMPIAVLNAMTARIKLLGRMDVVEKRRPQDGRIKTRNPRGDEIEMRLSTLPTAFGEKMVMRIFDPDTAVKDLDALGFSAHDAQRWEQLVKRPHGIILVTGPTGSGKTTTLYSTLKRLATEEVNVSTVEDPIEMIEPAFNQTQVQPQLDFGFAEGLRALMRQDPDIIMVGEIRDLETAEMAVQAALTGHLVFSTLHTNDAPSAITRLMELGVPPYLINATVSGVLAQRLVRTLCKQCRVLDETASRAEVDALVKPWKITGTWQPYKPVGCVDCRMTGFLGRMGLYELLTVSEAFKDKVNVSPAMDNLRRQAVTDGMRPLRLAGALRVAEGVTTIEEVLTATPPLE, from the coding sequence ATGACCGCCGCAACCGCCAAGCACAAGGACAAGGCCTCCGCCCGCACCACGCCGCACGGCCCGCTGGACTGGCGCACGCTCGTCGAGTGGATGGAGCACGACGCCGTGATCACGCCCGAGGAGGCGCGCCGCACCATCGCGCGCTGCTCGCAGGCCGAAAGCGCCCAGCACCCGCTGGTGCGCCTCGCGGCCGTGGCCGTCACGCGCGCCAGCGACGGCAAGCCGCTGGACATCGAGATGCTCACGCAGTGGCTCGCGCAGCGCACGGGCCTGGACTACCTGCGCATCGACCCGCTGAAGGTGGACGTGGGCAAGGTCGCCGACATCATGAGCGCGGGCTACGCCGAGCGGCACCGCGTGCTGCCGGTGCAGGTCACGCCCACCGAGTGCGTCATCGCCACCGCCGAGCCCTTCATCACCGGCTGGGTCGACGAGGTGGAGCGCCAGGCCCGCCGCAAGGTGCGCCGCGTGCTGTCCAACCCGCAGGACATCCACCGCTACACGGCCGAGTTCTTCGCGCTGGCCAAGTCGGTGCGCGCGGCGCAGAAGGCCGGCGGCAACGCGGGCGCGGCGAGCTTCGAGCAGCTGGTCGAGCTGGGCAAGAGCAACAAGCAGCTGGACGCCAACGACCAGGGCGTGGTGCAGGTGGTCGACTGGCTGTGGACCTATGCCTTCGACCAGCGCGCGAGCGACATCCACCTGGAGCCGCGCCGCGAGCAGGGCGTGATCCGCTTCCGCATCGACGGCGTGCTGCACCCGGTCTACCAGATGCCCATCGCCGTGCTCAACGCGATGACGGCGCGCATCAAGCTGCTCGGCCGCATGGACGTGGTCGAGAAGCGCCGCCCGCAGGACGGCCGCATCAAGACGCGCAACCCGCGCGGCGACGAGATCGAGATGCGCCTGTCGACGCTGCCCACGGCCTTCGGCGAGAAGATGGTGATGCGCATCTTCGACCCCGACACGGCGGTGAAGGACCTCGACGCGCTCGGCTTCTCTGCGCACGACGCGCAGCGCTGGGAGCAGCTGGTCAAGCGGCCGCACGGCATCATCCTCGTCACCGGCCCCACGGGCTCGGGCAAGACCACCACGCTGTACTCCACGCTCAAGCGCCTGGCCACCGAAGAGGTGAACGTGAGCACCGTGGAGGACCCGATCGAGATGATCGAGCCCGCGTTCAACCAGACGCAGGTGCAGCCGCAGCTGGACTTCGGGTTCGCCGAAGGCCTGCGCGCGCTGATGCGCCAGGACCCGGACATCATCATGGTCGGCGAGATCCGCGACCTCGAGACGGCCGAGATGGCGGTGCAGGCGGCGCTCACCGGCCACCTCGTGTTCTCGACGCTGCACACCAACGACGCGCCGTCGGCCATCACGCGCCTGATGGAGCTGGGCGTGCCGCCCTACCTCATCAACGCGACCGTGAGCGGCGTGCTGGCGCAACGCCTGGTGCGCACCTTGTGCAAGCAATGCCGCGTGCTCGACGAGACCGCGTCCAGGGCCGAGGTGGACGCGCTGGTGAAGCCCTGGAAGATCACCGGCACCTGGCAGCCCTACAAGCCGGTGGGCTGCGTGGACTGCCGCATGACGGGCTTCCTCGGCCGCATGGGCCTGTACGAGCTGCTCACCGTGTCCGAAGCGTTCAAGGACAAGGTGAACGTCTCGCCGGCGATGGACAACCTGCGCCGCCAGGCCGTCACGGATGGGATGAGGCCCCTGCGCCTTGCCGGTGCGCTGCGGGTGGCCGAGGGCGTGACCACCATCGAGGAAGTGCTCACTGCGACGCCTCCGCTCGAGTAG
- a CDS encoding S1C family serine protease — MRRPALYSSSRQQRQQQPEAPRGAPEAAQPAAPATPRRFDPASPRVLWAVILLMAMALVYSLSLSLRHGPRAITQEDIDKAVLKTMETQTLPSEYAKAYDSIRPAVVRVVSYVKKSRLKEALEKAHPTPKSPKTAKPKPLGPALEGDKLAKADDDEEVEQGVGTGVVIIDKGVILTNLHVVSGADKIKVTFSDGLEADASITGVQPENDLAVLQARKIPDDLIAATMRSTADLQPGDKVMAVGFPFGIGPSASGGVVSGLKRSFRSPEGKQEMNNLIQFDAAANPGNSGGPLVTMDGEVVGIVTAILNPTPARTFIGIGFAVPIENAATAAGLPPF; from the coding sequence ATGCGCAGGCCCGCCCTCTACAGCTCCAGCCGGCAGCAGCGACAGCAGCAGCCGGAAGCGCCTCGCGGGGCGCCGGAAGCCGCGCAGCCTGCCGCCCCCGCCACCCCCCGCCGCTTCGACCCCGCCAGCCCCCGCGTGCTCTGGGCGGTGATCCTGCTCATGGCCATGGCGCTGGTGTACAGCCTGAGCCTGTCGCTGCGCCACGGCCCGCGCGCGATCACGCAGGAAGATATCGACAAGGCCGTGCTCAAGACCATGGAGACGCAGACCCTGCCCTCCGAGTACGCCAAGGCCTACGACAGCATCCGCCCCGCCGTGGTGCGCGTCGTGAGCTACGTCAAGAAGAGCCGCCTGAAGGAGGCGCTCGAGAAGGCGCACCCCACGCCCAAGTCCCCCAAGACCGCCAAGCCCAAGCCGCTCGGCCCGGCGCTGGAAGGCGACAAGCTGGCCAAGGCCGACGATGACGAGGAAGTCGAGCAGGGCGTGGGCACCGGCGTCGTCATCATCGACAAGGGCGTGATCCTGACCAACCTGCACGTGGTCTCGGGCGCCGACAAGATCAAGGTCACCTTCTCCGACGGCCTGGAAGCCGACGCCTCCATCACCGGCGTGCAGCCCGAGAACGACCTGGCCGTGCTGCAGGCGCGCAAGATCCCCGACGACCTGATCGCCGCCACCATGCGTTCCACCGCCGACCTGCAGCCCGGCGACAAGGTGATGGCGGTGGGCTTCCCCTTCGGCATCGGCCCTTCCGCCTCCGGCGGCGTGGTGTCGGGCCTGAAGCGCTCGTTCCGCTCGCCCGAGGGCAAGCAGGAGATGAACAACCTGATCCAGTTCGACGCGGCGGCCAACCCCGGCAATTCCGGCGGCCCGCTCGTCACGATGGACGGCGAGGTGGTGGGCATCGTCACGGCGATCCTCAACCCCACGCCCGCCCGCACCTTCATCGGCATCGGCTTCGCGGTGCCCATCGAGAACGCCGCCACGGCGGCCGGCCTGCCGCCGTTCTGA